Genomic DNA from Nitrospirota bacterium:
GATATATGAAGGTCGCATTGGAAAAGAACAGGAAGTTCTCTGCGCATGTTGACAATACAGATCTGACCAAGATTCTGGATATGGAATTCCAGTCAGAGGTCTGGAAAAAATGGGGAGACCAGTGCATGTCCTGCGGAACCTGTGCAAATGTCTGTCCAACCTGCTACTGCTATGGCGTCGAGGAGTCTGTAGAACTCGATCTCACCAGGGCGCAAAAAACCAAATTTCTCTACTCATGCAATCTTATTGATTTCGCTGAGGTTGCCGGCGGACATAACTTCAGGCCCGAAAGCCATACAAGACTAAAATACCGCTACTATCACAAGCACCGCGGATTTGTCGAAGCGTATGAGGAGTCCCTCTGCGTCGGCTGCGGCAGATGCGGAGAGGCCTGCCTTGCAGGGATTACAGTCCCGGAGGTTATTGCAAGCGTCAGGGGGCAGGATAACTGATATGGGCAATAAGATTACCTTCACCGACGTTATGGCAGATCAAAAACTGCACCAGCAGCGCAGACATGACCTGAGCGCCTTTGAGAGGACCTTTAAGGCAGAAATCACTGCTGTTCACAAACTCACGGAAGTCGAAAATCTTTTCAGGATCCAGATCATCGATCCTGAAGATAGAAACAATTTTACTTTTCAGCCAGGTCAGTTTGTAATCCTCGAGCTTCCCGGCATCGGAGAAGCGCCCTTTTCGATCTCCTCATCTGCATCGCGGCATGGCGATCTTGAACTCTGCATACGCAGGGTCGGAAGTCTGACCAATTTTCTCTTCAGACTTGACCGCGGCACTCATGTCGGCATTCGCGGCCCCTTCGGCACCGGCTTTCCGATGGAACAGATGCATGGAGAAAATATCCTCCTGATTGCAGGAGGCCTCGGGCTTGCGCCCCTGCGTTCGCCGATTGCCTATGTACAGGAAAACAGGAACCAGTTTAATAATGTCGACATTATTTACGGGACAAAAGATCCGTCACAGCTCCTTTTCACCTATCAATACGATATGTGGCGCGCTGATGATGTGAACCTTCATATCATCGTCGAAAAGGGCGATCTGTCCTGGAAAGGCCCTGTCGGCATGATAACCAAAGTGCTTCAGGATATATTTGGGCATAGGGAAACAGACTATTTCCAGAAAACCTATGCCATTGTCTGCGGCCCTCCGGTAATGTTCAAATTTGTCTGCAAGATGCTGAATGAGCGGGATATCCCAATGGAGAAGATGTTTGTATCTCTTGAGCGAAAAATGCAATGCGGCATGGGGAAATGCTGCAGATGCAATGTCGGCTCAACCTATACTTGCGTCAAGGGCCCTGTTTTTGACTACTGGTCAGTCATGAACATGAAGGAGGCCATCTGATGACTGATATAAATTCCGGACAGAAGAACTTTCTCGGTCTTCCGGTTGTTAAGCCAAAGGTCGCTTTTTTTGAGCTTTCATCCTGCGAAGGCTGCCAGCTCCAGATCATAAACAACGAGGCAACCCTCCTCGATTTTCTGTCCCTGGTCCAGGTGGTCAATTTCCGCGAAGCAATGACAGAAAGCTCGGATGACTATGCTATTGCCTTTGTTGAAGGCAGTGTAACGAGAAACGACGAAATTGAGAGGCTCAAAAATATCAGGGATAATGCCAAAGTCCTTGTTGCACTCGGGTCCTGCGCATGTTTTGGCGGCGTGAATCAGCTCAAGAACCGCTTTGAGCTCAACTGGGTAAAGCAGGAGGTGTATGGGAACTCGACAATCGATACTGCCAAAGCCCAGCCCCTTGAGGATTTTGTGCATGTTGACCTCAGGATCTATGGCTGTCCTGTCAGAAAAGAAGAGGTCGAGAAGATCGTGACCAATCTTGTCATCGGCAAGGAGGTTCATCACCCGCGATACCCGGTTTGTATGGAATGCAAGGCAAACGAAAATGTCTGCCTGTATGATCTTGGCGAGCCCTGCCTTGGCCCCATTACCAGGGCTGGCTGTGATTCATGGTGCCCAAACAACAGGGCCGGCTGCTGGGGCTGCCGCGGACCGGCAGATGAGGCAAATATGCAGCAGATGAAAAAGATTATGGCCGAGAAGGGATTCTCAGAAGAGACCATGATCGACCGCCTTGAATGCTTTGGCGGGTTCACCGGTTACATGGAACAATTTAGAAAGGGTTCGGCGATATGAAGCTCAACTGCAATGTAGACGTCCACCACCTTACCCGCGTCGAAGGGCACGGAAATATCAGGATAAAGATTCAGGACGGAAGACTTGAGGAAGCACGCTGGGAGGTTGTTGAAACCCCGCGTTTTTTCGAGGCCTTTCTCGTCGGCAAGAAATGGGACAATGCACCATGGATCTGCGGAAGAATATGCGGCATCTGCTCCATAGGACATACGCTTGCAAGCATCCGGGCCGTTGAAAATGCCTTCGGCATTGTGCCGACAGAACAGACACGGAAATTGCGGCTTCTGCTGAAACACATGGAAACCCTGCAGAGCCATATTCTTCACCTGTATTTTCTTGCAGCACCCGATTTTGCAAATGTCGGCAGCGTATTTCCGCTTATTGAGGCTGCACCTGATATTGTTGCACGGGCA
This window encodes:
- a CDS encoding FAD/NAD(P)-binding protein, whose product is MGNKITFTDVMADQKLHQQRRHDLSAFERTFKAEITAVHKLTEVENLFRIQIIDPEDRNNFTFQPGQFVILELPGIGEAPFSISSSASRHGDLELCIRRVGSLTNFLFRLDRGTHVGIRGPFGTGFPMEQMHGENILLIAGGLGLAPLRSPIAYVQENRNQFNNVDIIYGTKDPSQLLFTYQYDMWRADDVNLHIIVEKGDLSWKGPVGMITKVLQDIFGHRETDYFQKTYAIVCGPPVMFKFVCKMLNERDIPMEKMFVSLERKMQCGMGKCCRCNVGSTYTCVKGPVFDYWSVMNMKEAI
- a CDS encoding NADH:ubiquinone oxidoreductase; this encodes MTDINSGQKNFLGLPVVKPKVAFFELSSCEGCQLQIINNEATLLDFLSLVQVVNFREAMTESSDDYAIAFVEGSVTRNDEIERLKNIRDNAKVLVALGSCACFGGVNQLKNRFELNWVKQEVYGNSTIDTAKAQPLEDFVHVDLRIYGCPVRKEEVEKIVTNLVIGKEVHHPRYPVCMECKANENVCLYDLGEPCLGPITRAGCDSWCPNNRAGCWGCRGPADEANMQQMKKIMAEKGFSEETMIDRLECFGGFTGYMEQFRKGSAI